A genome region from bacterium Unc6 includes the following:
- a CDS encoding fructose-1,6-bisphosphate aldolase, class II gives MAVNFKSLGLVNTKEMFKNAMQKGYGIPGYNFNNMEQLQAIIMACVECRSPVILQISKGARQYTNQTLLRYMVSGAVEIAKETGGNIPIALNLDHGDSFELCKSCIDYGFSNVMIDGSSLPYEKNIETTSEVVEYAHRCDVTVEGELGVLAGIEEHVVSEKSHYTDPGQVEDFVKKTSVDSLAISIGTSHGVYKFKVKPGESIPPLRFDILEECEKKLPGFPIVLHGASSVLQEYVNIINKYGGKLEQTAGVSEDQIKRAVKSAVCKVNIDSDGRLVMTAMIRKYLAENPKEFDPRKYLGPAREELKKMYVEKCQILGSAGQA, from the coding sequence ATGGCAGTAAATTTTAAAAGTTTAGGGCTTGTGAATACAAAAGAAATGTTTAAAAATGCAATGCAGAAAGGATACGGCATACCCGGCTACAATTTTAATAATATGGAACAATTGCAGGCAATAATTATGGCCTGCGTAGAATGTAGATCGCCTGTTATATTGCAGATATCCAAGGGTGCAAGACAGTATACAAACCAGACACTTTTAAGATATATGGTGTCGGGTGCGGTTGAAATAGCAAAAGAGACAGGTGGCAATATTCCCATTGCACTAAATCTTGACCACGGAGATTCTTTTGAACTTTGTAAAAGTTGCATAGATTACGGATTTTCAAATGTTATGATAGACGGTTCATCACTTCCTTATGAGAAAAATATAGAGACCACAAGCGAGGTTGTTGAGTATGCACACAGGTGTGATGTAACGGTAGAAGGAGAACTCGGAGTTTTAGCAGGCATTGAAGAGCATGTAGTTTCGGAAAAATCGCATTATACGGACCCCGGACAGGTTGAAGATTTTGTAAAAAAAACATCAGTTGATAGTCTTGCAATATCAATAGGCACATCACATGGGGTATATAAGTTTAAGGTAAAACCTGGAGAATCTATTCCGCCTTTGAGGTTTGATATACTTGAAGAATGTGAAAAAAAGCTTCCCGGCTTTCCGATAGTTTTGCATGGTGCATCTTCGGTATTGCAGGAGTATGTGAATATAATAAATAAATATGGAGGAAAACTTGAACAAACCGCCGGTGTTTCGGAAGATCAGATAAAAAGAGCTGTAAAATCAGCAGTATGCAAGGTTAATATAGATTCTGATGGAAGACTTGTTATGACAGCGATGATTAGAAAATACCTTGCAGAAAATCCAAAAGAGTTTGACCCCCGCAAATACTTAGGTCCTGCAAGAGAGGAATTGAAAAAGATGTATGTAGAAAAGTG
- a CDS encoding 6-phosphofructokinase — translation MKRIAVVTSGGDCPGLNACIRAVVRYSLSKELEVYGIRRGYQGLIEGEVFKMDRSDVSNIIHLGGTILKTARCENFYKISEQRKAYQTLLKYNIDGLVVIGGNGSLKGAGCLSKNFNVRCVGVPKTIDNDVSGTDICIGFDTAVNTALDAIDRIRDTATSLEKIFIVEVMGGDSGFLALFSALAGGAEDVLIPEHRFDIKNVCQQIKTGRQKGKKSWIIVVAEGAIRGEKVAEFIRKHTDYDVRVTVLGHVQRGGSPTAQDRIIATQFGYTAVDALLKGRTRCFVGMKNGKIVLVPFENRERLKINIRLYNIVDILAQ, via the coding sequence GTGAAAAGGATTGCAGTTGTAACAAGTGGCGGGGATTGTCCGGGTTTAAATGCCTGTATAAGGGCTGTTGTCCGATACTCTCTTTCAAAAGAACTTGAGGTTTATGGTATAAGAAGAGGATACCAGGGACTTATTGAGGGAGAGGTTTTCAAGATGGATAGAAGTGATGTAAGCAATATAATTCATTTAGGAGGGACAATACTTAAAACTGCAAGGTGTGAAAATTTCTATAAAATATCAGAACAACGAAAAGCATATCAAACACTTCTTAAATATAACATAGATGGGCTTGTGGTAATAGGGGGGAATGGTTCTTTAAAAGGAGCCGGGTGCTTAAGTAAAAATTTTAATGTAAGATGTGTTGGTGTGCCAAAGACAATAGACAATGATGTATCAGGGACAGATATATGCATAGGATTTGATACAGCAGTTAATACTGCCCTTGATGCTATAGACAGGATAAGAGACACAGCCACAAGTTTGGAAAAGATATTTATCGTTGAGGTGATGGGAGGGGATAGTGGTTTTCTTGCACTTTTTTCAGCACTTGCAGGAGGCGCTGAGGATGTTCTTATTCCTGAACACAGGTTTGATATAAAAAATGTTTGTCAACAGATAAAAACGGGGCGTCAGAAAGGAAAAAAAAGCTGGATAATAGTTGTTGCAGAGGGCGCAATAAGAGGCGAAAAAGTTGCAGAATTTATAAGAAAGCATACAGACTATGATGTAAGGGTAACTGTTCTTGGCCATGTTCAAAGAGGAGGAAGCCCAACCGCACAGGATAGAATAATTGCTACACAGTTTGGATACACAGCAGTGGATGCTCTTTTAAAAGGAAGGACAAGGTGTTTTGTTGGTATGAAAAATGGCAAAATAGTTCTTGTCCCATTTGAAAACAGGGAAAGACTAAAGATTAATATAAGACTGTACAATATTGTAGACATACTGGCACAGTAG